Proteins from a genomic interval of Bradyrhizobium sp. CCGB01:
- a CDS encoding HlyD family type I secretion periplasmic adaptor subunit has product MDKMLQRGADALHDELAEILRQFNRTNQAAQAPRAPSKLLATAETITTTTKSLLHLAKAKLPILAKTKLPNLVKAKLPILWSRASVDNDNEGPSGDWQTPARRGFLVVFLTFGVFGGWTALASIDGAVVAAGSVVVESDRKVVQHLEGGIVQNLLVTGDAHVAEGQVLLRLDPTQERAKEEIARSAVYSAVAEEARLHAEAEGRDSITFPSELLQKVSDPNAIRAMGDQKRRFDERRAARKIEVSILEERIAQAQRQIQGNTAQNKGARAQFDSVSQEYTKLKPLADQGIVPFARVATLERSKADLEGKIGAYEADIARYGRIIDESRLQIDQVGQKVLEEATGKLTDTRAQLADAREKLRVAVDVLARMEVRAPRSGRIVNLKVHTIGAVIKAGDVLMEIVPDNDVLVVAARVSALDINHVQLGLPTEVRLPSFKARTTPIALGEVLSIAADAARDDATHQPYYEVKVSVQVTQFPEKVREKLKPGMMADVLIATGERTILAYLTQPITDAIRRGMRES; this is encoded by the coding sequence ATGGACAAGATGTTGCAGCGGGGAGCAGACGCTCTTCACGACGAACTGGCGGAGATCCTGAGGCAGTTCAACAGAACCAATCAGGCGGCGCAGGCGCCGCGAGCTCCGAGCAAACTCCTTGCGACGGCGGAAACGATAACAACGACAACAAAGTCGCTGCTCCATCTTGCCAAGGCGAAACTGCCGATTCTTGCCAAGACAAAACTGCCGAATCTTGTGAAGGCGAAGCTGCCGATCTTGTGGTCCCGAGCGTCCGTGGACAACGACAACGAGGGTCCGTCGGGCGATTGGCAGACGCCTGCGCGGCGGGGCTTCCTGGTCGTGTTCCTCACCTTTGGTGTATTTGGCGGCTGGACCGCCCTCGCATCGATCGACGGTGCCGTGGTGGCGGCCGGCTCCGTCGTTGTCGAGAGCGACCGTAAGGTGGTGCAGCACCTCGAGGGCGGAATCGTCCAGAACCTGCTGGTCACAGGCGATGCTCATGTCGCGGAAGGTCAGGTCCTGTTGCGGCTCGATCCGACCCAGGAGCGGGCCAAGGAGGAGATCGCTCGCTCGGCGGTGTACTCGGCGGTTGCCGAGGAGGCGCGCCTGCACGCGGAAGCCGAAGGGAGAGACAGCATTACGTTTCCGTCCGAGCTGCTCCAGAAGGTTTCCGATCCGAACGCGATACGTGCAATGGGTGACCAGAAGCGGCGCTTCGATGAACGTCGCGCTGCGCGAAAGATCGAGGTCTCGATTCTCGAGGAACGTATCGCGCAGGCGCAGCGTCAGATCCAGGGGAATACCGCTCAAAACAAGGGCGCGCGGGCGCAGTTCGACAGCGTCAGTCAGGAATATACCAAGCTCAAGCCGCTCGCTGATCAGGGCATCGTACCGTTCGCCCGCGTCGCCACGCTGGAGCGTTCCAAAGCGGATCTCGAGGGCAAGATCGGCGCATACGAGGCGGATATCGCTCGTTATGGCCGCATCATCGACGAGTCGCGGCTCCAGATCGACCAGGTCGGGCAGAAAGTGCTGGAAGAGGCAACCGGCAAGCTCACCGATACGCGCGCCCAGCTTGCTGATGCACGTGAGAAGCTGCGCGTCGCGGTCGATGTCCTGGCCCGGATGGAAGTACGCGCACCGCGATCGGGGCGGATCGTGAACCTGAAAGTTCACACGATCGGTGCCGTGATCAAGGCGGGCGACGTGTTGATGGAGATCGTGCCAGACAACGACGTTCTCGTGGTGGCCGCAAGGGTGTCGGCACTTGATATCAATCACGTCCAGCTCGGCCTGCCGACAGAAGTGCGGCTTCCCTCGTTCAAGGCGCGCACCACGCCGATCGCTCTCGGAGAGGTTCTTTCGATCGCGGCCGACGCCGCGCGCGACGATGCCACGCATCAGCCCTATTACGAGGTGAAGGTCTCGGTCCAGGTGACGCAATTCCCCGAGAAAGTCCGTGAGAAGCTCAAGCCGGGCATGATGGCCGATGTGTTGATCGCAACCGGAGAGCGCACAATTCTTGCCTATCTGACCCAGCCGATCACGGACGCGATCCGGCGCGGGATGCGGGAGAGCTGA
- a CDS encoding HemK/PrmC family methyltransferase — MSETINVAEAYERGRTRFMGIELLVAPGALVPRPETELLGSTAVESLRRTGLPAPRIVDMCCGAGNLACAISLNIPGAHVWASDLTEGCVELTRRNVAHKDLGSRITVLQGDLFGALTGLQLEQTIDLIVCNPPYISEARLNGDRASLLADEPREAFAAGPYGLSIHMRVTKDAPRYLRPGGLLLFEVGRGQDRQVATLLERNAAYENVGVVSDETGSGRVVMAYAKE; from the coding sequence ATGAGCGAAACGATCAATGTAGCCGAGGCTTATGAGCGAGGACGCACCCGGTTCATGGGAATCGAACTTCTGGTTGCTCCTGGCGCGCTGGTGCCCCGGCCGGAAACCGAGCTGCTTGGCAGCACCGCGGTTGAATCACTGCGCCGAACGGGCCTTCCCGCGCCGCGGATCGTCGACATGTGCTGCGGCGCCGGCAATCTGGCATGCGCGATCTCGCTCAATATTCCTGGCGCTCACGTTTGGGCCAGCGATCTGACTGAGGGATGTGTCGAGCTCACCCGGCGTAACGTCGCGCATAAGGATCTCGGGTCTCGTATCACCGTGCTCCAGGGCGATCTGTTCGGGGCCCTGACAGGCCTGCAACTCGAGCAAACCATCGATCTGATCGTCTGCAACCCACCCTATATCTCGGAGGCCCGGCTCAACGGCGATCGCGCTTCCCTGCTCGCAGACGAGCCGCGCGAGGCATTCGCGGCCGGGCCCTACGGATTGAGCATCCATATGCGCGTTACGAAAGACGCACCTCGCTACTTGCGGCCAGGAGGATTGCTGTTGTTCGAGGTGGGCCGCGGCCAGGATCGACAAGTGGCAACCCTACTCGAACGCAACGCCGCCTACGAAAATGTCGGCGTGGTCTCGGACGAGACGGGCTCCGGTCGCGTCGTTATGGCGTACGCGAAGGAATAG
- a CDS encoding TAXI family TRAP transporter solute-binding subunit — MSLSKLAFTVALALFGLQLAASAQSRSPREPLARNADTAAKERINAWTVGLAGGLIEGAPLRLAAEIARVVNEEDKLHVIPIVTTGATENVNSLLYLRGVDAAIINMDALDEYKAQVPSIERRIVYVLNLFPAELHIFVRPEIKSLDDLKGKKVNFNTQGTAAAYSGPLIFSRLGLNVEKMFIPHQVALQQMKSGDISAVVFITSKPVDAFLKGRWDEGFKFLPIEYDPRFEDYYLPSSLDPKDYPNLVPEGKRIATIAVPTILAAYNWQPQTDRYRRMVRFVDHLFGRLDRLQSAGFDTKWKDVNLRASVPTLTRFAPAQEWLDRSPSATVGLSR, encoded by the coding sequence ATGTCATTGAGCAAGCTCGCATTCACGGTCGCATTGGCACTGTTCGGCCTGCAGCTTGCTGCCAGCGCCCAATCTCGTTCGCCGCGCGAGCCGCTGGCACGGAATGCCGATACGGCCGCAAAGGAACGCATCAATGCATGGACGGTGGGGCTCGCCGGAGGACTTATCGAGGGCGCGCCGCTTCGGCTCGCCGCAGAGATCGCACGCGTCGTCAACGAGGAAGACAAGCTTCACGTCATTCCGATCGTGACGACCGGCGCCACCGAAAACGTCAACTCGCTGCTCTATCTCAGGGGCGTTGATGCCGCGATCATCAACATGGATGCCCTGGACGAGTACAAGGCGCAGGTTCCGTCGATCGAACGGCGCATCGTCTATGTTCTCAACCTCTTCCCGGCCGAGCTGCACATCTTCGTGCGTCCCGAGATCAAGTCGCTCGACGACCTCAAGGGAAAGAAGGTCAACTTCAACACCCAGGGTACAGCAGCCGCTTATTCTGGTCCGCTGATCTTCAGCCGGCTGGGACTGAATGTCGAAAAGATGTTCATTCCCCACCAGGTCGCATTGCAGCAGATGAAGAGCGGCGACATTTCAGCGGTTGTCTTCATCACATCAAAGCCGGTCGATGCCTTCTTGAAAGGACGCTGGGATGAAGGATTCAAGTTCCTGCCCATCGAATACGACCCCAGATTTGAAGACTACTATCTTCCGTCGTCCCTCGATCCAAAGGACTACCCAAACCTCGTGCCAGAAGGCAAGCGGATCGCGACCATTGCCGTCCCCACGATTCTTGCCGCCTACAACTGGCAGCCGCAGACCGATCGCTACCGGCGCATGGTGCGCTTCGTCGACCACCTGTTCGGACGGCTCGACCGGCTGCAGTCCGCTGGCTTCGATACAAAATGGAAGGACGTGAATCTCCGCGCCAGTGTCCCCACTCTGACCCGGTTTGCTCCGGCGCAGGAATGGCTCGATCGCTCGCCCAGCGCGACAGTCGGACTGTCGCGATGA
- a CDS encoding DsrE family protein, which yields MTRSFAIFAGVAAVGLILVSGIESQGSAQTALFTKNPGASARNANAKATVATPRTQPPHRLVIHVDANDPALMNLALNNVSNVVQHYGELSQKVEVEVVAYGPGLHMLRDDTSPVKGRIKAMSETTPELTFSACGNTRENMAKNEGKEVPLISQAKVTKSGVVRLMELQEQGWSYLRP from the coding sequence ATGACCAGATCGTTTGCCATTTTTGCCGGTGTGGCGGCTGTCGGGCTGATCCTCGTAAGCGGCATTGAATCCCAGGGTTCTGCGCAAACCGCTCTCTTCACCAAAAATCCCGGCGCGTCAGCCAGGAATGCTAATGCCAAGGCGACCGTTGCGACCCCTCGGACGCAGCCGCCGCATCGGCTTGTCATCCATGTCGACGCAAACGATCCGGCCTTGATGAATCTTGCTCTCAACAACGTCAGCAACGTCGTTCAGCACTACGGCGAGCTCAGTCAGAAAGTCGAAGTGGAAGTGGTCGCGTACGGGCCGGGACTGCACATGCTGCGAGATGACACATCGCCTGTAAAAGGGCGCATCAAGGCGATGAGCGAAACCACACCGGAACTGACTTTCTCGGCATGCGGAAACACGCGCGAGAACATGGCGAAGAACGAGGGCAAGGAAGTTCCTCTGATCTCGCAAGCGAAGGTCACCAAATCCGGGGTTGTCCGCCTCATGGAGCTCCAGGAGCAAGGCTGGAGCTACCTGCGGCCCTGA
- a CDS encoding non-ribosomal peptide synthetase, producing the protein MTGTVMRLQKLGDPSGGPCDAVDTHLPSIVQQLPATLSWLSPVNVPLDLNGPTDRSFDPLEAGFAGVSAIEHLIAVTAKFANKVAISDGNHCFTYSQLLSRVLTLAQAIEALIPEGEALGWLLRSSAWQPIAMLACMAAGRALVPLNPRDPVQRLMAIATAARISVLIGHDDSDAAGLVKQHGLVWLDVASASEPSATTPTLTQVSVDAPAVVLYTSGSTGVPKGVVNSQRNLLQRVQQYVDACHISAADVFMPLSGPTTIAGCREMLSALLTGAKLHIVDVEALGLRGVLRQITTEQVTITYVVPALARALISASRQGDFDSLRMIRIGGEKVLWTDIALVRGAVQPGCFIQVSYLSTETTGTQWFLPKEWRADGVSVPVGYLLPGISYAVIDESGKSVPCGEVGELVIKSRYVMLGYWECGRLSPASPAPDDPKSRIYQTGDLVIVDVHGLMRIVGRKGRQLKINGQRVEPAELESALRNLSYVKDAVAVVTDTNELVLFASPSDPQRPHFQTDVRNVIRQAVPAALHPTRLHEILEIPRLPGGKIDQARLKLLDLESKKTSPAPVPATQGLAEANKVVHQVWSSILGVPEAAGRWDEAGGDSLKLLRCVMDIEDLIGREVSMEAFTVDMSAEDMVRAIAAVDPPVRQRLNDQILPGLVILPGSMGYGPSMAAFGAQLSKVARVIPIRYPDLSWSLAGRDSVQEMAAMAVEQINAAQPRGDVRMIGYSLGGGVAFEVASRLIEQGRAVKFLGILDTNVGPRRANHREALSRTLQRIRSHRVTIYRMLCRSVAKFAARLGQEARFCRLIDAITWPRLANTRFMLRLELEEILRMRAFGRWVENTKPRLAIKGTVFACHRPGVTPRLGWDSLFEELDVIPIAGGHLDLVVEPHLAINRPVIERAIAASCS; encoded by the coding sequence ATGACGGGTACGGTGATGCGGCTTCAGAAACTTGGCGATCCGTCTGGCGGTCCATGCGACGCCGTTGACACGCACCTGCCATCGATCGTTCAGCAACTTCCCGCGACGCTGAGCTGGTTGAGCCCCGTAAACGTGCCTCTCGATCTCAACGGCCCGACCGATCGATCATTCGATCCTTTGGAAGCCGGCTTTGCCGGCGTATCGGCCATCGAACACCTGATTGCGGTGACGGCGAAGTTTGCCAACAAGGTCGCAATCAGCGACGGCAATCACTGCTTCACGTACTCACAGCTGTTGTCCCGGGTCTTGACCTTGGCCCAGGCCATCGAGGCGCTGATCCCGGAGGGGGAGGCCCTCGGATGGCTGTTGCGAAGCTCGGCCTGGCAGCCGATCGCCATGCTGGCATGCATGGCAGCCGGACGAGCCCTCGTCCCGCTCAACCCCCGCGATCCAGTGCAGCGGCTCATGGCCATCGCCACGGCCGCCCGGATTTCCGTTCTGATCGGGCACGACGACAGCGATGCTGCCGGGTTGGTCAAGCAACATGGTCTGGTCTGGCTTGATGTTGCGAGCGCCAGCGAACCTTCAGCAACAACCCCCACCCTCACCCAGGTTTCGGTCGATGCGCCGGCCGTCGTGCTTTATACCTCGGGGAGCACTGGAGTTCCAAAGGGCGTGGTGAACAGCCAACGCAACCTGCTCCAGCGCGTCCAGCAATATGTGGATGCATGTCACATAAGTGCGGCTGACGTCTTCATGCCTCTGAGCGGCCCCACAACGATCGCCGGTTGTCGGGAAATGTTGTCGGCTTTGCTGACCGGTGCGAAACTGCACATCGTCGATGTCGAGGCGCTCGGGCTGCGTGGCGTTCTTCGCCAGATCACCACGGAACAGGTGACGATTACATACGTCGTACCAGCTCTGGCGCGTGCATTGATCAGCGCCAGCCGGCAAGGCGATTTCGACTCGCTCCGCATGATACGCATCGGCGGAGAGAAGGTCTTGTGGACCGACATCGCGCTCGTCCGAGGAGCGGTGCAGCCGGGCTGCTTCATCCAGGTCAGCTATTTGTCGACGGAAACCACTGGCACCCAGTGGTTTCTCCCCAAGGAATGGCGAGCGGACGGCGTCAGCGTTCCAGTTGGCTACCTGCTTCCCGGCATATCCTATGCCGTGATCGACGAAAGTGGGAAATCCGTCCCATGCGGGGAAGTCGGCGAACTTGTCATCAAGAGCAGGTACGTCATGCTCGGATACTGGGAATGCGGACGGCTTTCTCCGGCATCGCCCGCCCCGGATGATCCAAAGTCTCGCATCTATCAGACCGGCGACCTCGTCATCGTGGATGTGCACGGACTGATGCGGATCGTGGGGCGGAAAGGACGCCAGCTCAAGATCAATGGTCAACGCGTCGAGCCGGCCGAGCTCGAGAGTGCGCTGCGCAATCTCAGCTATGTGAAGGACGCGGTCGCCGTCGTGACGGACACGAACGAGTTGGTCCTTTTTGCATCGCCCTCCGATCCGCAGAGACCGCACTTCCAGACCGACGTTCGCAACGTGATCCGGCAGGCGGTTCCTGCGGCTTTGCATCCGACCAGGCTGCACGAGATATTGGAGATTCCGCGCCTCCCGGGAGGTAAGATCGATCAAGCCAGGCTGAAACTTCTCGATCTGGAGAGCAAGAAGACCTCGCCCGCGCCTGTGCCGGCGACGCAAGGATTGGCCGAGGCCAACAAGGTCGTGCACCAGGTGTGGAGCAGTATCCTCGGCGTGCCGGAAGCTGCCGGACGCTGGGATGAGGCCGGCGGAGATTCCCTAAAGCTCCTGCGCTGCGTCATGGATATCGAAGACCTCATCGGCCGCGAAGTCAGCATGGAGGCTTTCACGGTCGACATGAGCGCCGAAGACATGGTCCGGGCTATCGCAGCGGTGGATCCACCTGTGCGGCAGCGTCTAAATGACCAAATTCTCCCAGGCCTTGTAATCCTGCCTGGCTCCATGGGGTATGGCCCGAGCATGGCAGCATTTGGCGCGCAGCTCAGCAAGGTGGCGCGGGTGATACCAATTCGCTATCCGGACCTGAGCTGGAGCCTCGCGGGCCGCGATTCCGTCCAGGAGATGGCCGCGATGGCCGTCGAACAGATCAATGCCGCCCAGCCACGCGGTGATGTCCGAATGATAGGCTATTCCCTGGGTGGCGGCGTCGCATTCGAAGTCGCAAGCCGGTTGATCGAGCAAGGTCGTGCGGTCAAATTCCTGGGCATCCTCGACACGAATGTCGGCCCTCGCAGAGCAAACCACCGAGAAGCCCTTTCTCGCACGCTGCAGCGGATTCGATCCCATCGCGTGACGATCTACCGCATGCTTTGCCGCTCCGTGGCGAAGTTCGCCGCTCGCTTGGGCCAGGAGGCTCGCTTCTGCAGGCTCATCGACGCCATCACATGGCCTCGCCTGGCAAACACCCGCTTCATGCTCAGGCTTGAACTCGAGGAAATTCTCCGGATGCGCGCTTTCGGACGCTGGGTTGAGAACACCAAGCCTCGTCTGGCCATCAAAGGGACTGTCTTCGCATGCCACCGGCCTGGCGTAACGCCGCGCCTCGGATGGGACTCCCTGTTTGAGGAGCTGGACGTGATTCCGATCGCCGGTGGACATCTTGACCTGGTGGTCGAGCCTCACCTCGCGATCAATCGACCAGTCATCGAGCGCGCGATCGCAGCGTCCTGCTCCTGA
- the asnB gene encoding asparagine synthase (glutamine-hydrolyzing), which yields MCGITGILQTQHASRSADLAAIGPMTARLRHRGPDADGFWKDRDAGIAFGHRRLSIIDLSDAGRQPMLSSDGRFVITFNGEIYNYKPLRRELENAGKHFTGNSDTEVLLGLIERWGLEKALQRCNGMFAIGLWDRRNRMLHLARDRMGKKPLYVARTSSALVFASELKAIAAFPDFHQEIDSRAVSEFLARGWLPEDQCIWRGVFKLPPGGALSIRAEDLSVLRDAAALRERARSWWSLADVARAGRAALAAADDQQLVSHACGLLEAAVADRMVADVPVGLFLSGGIDSSTVVALMQAQSTRPVRTYTIGFGERAFDETANAAAVARHLGTSHTELRLTSAEARAVIPELPTIWDEPFADESQIPTLLLSRLARQEVTVALSGDGGDECFAGYSRHVLSARLAPLLNSNRSIRTMAASGVALLGRGVRESIVETLRLPGWLQRMTRGDRINRLADLIGSNDVGEMYRRSTRLSELQLTQAQADPESDSIPPLNDLLSDLIVRDMLGYLPSDILVKLDRASMATSLEARCPLLDHRVVEFSWTLPNSAKVRHGQGKWLLRQVLSRHLPRHLFERPKQGFDVPIGSWLRGPLRSWASDLISESRLRNQHLLDVSRVQDCWLQHLSGRRDFSRPLWAVLMLQSWLDSTIASGTPRTAGVMEPAQ from the coding sequence ATGTGTGGGATTACCGGAATACTTCAGACGCAGCATGCTTCGCGATCCGCCGACCTCGCGGCAATCGGGCCGATGACGGCTCGCCTGCGCCACCGAGGTCCTGATGCGGACGGCTTCTGGAAGGATCGTGACGCCGGCATTGCGTTCGGACATCGTAGGCTGTCCATCATCGATCTTTCCGATGCGGGCCGGCAGCCAATGCTTTCGAGCGACGGCCGCTTCGTCATTACATTCAATGGCGAGATCTATAACTACAAGCCATTGCGACGAGAACTCGAGAACGCAGGCAAGCACTTCACCGGCAATAGCGATACGGAAGTCTTGCTGGGCCTGATCGAGCGATGGGGGCTGGAGAAGGCCCTCCAGCGCTGCAATGGGATGTTCGCAATCGGCTTGTGGGACCGCCGGAACCGCATGCTGCATCTGGCCCGCGATCGGATGGGGAAAAAGCCGCTCTACGTCGCGCGGACGTCGAGTGCGCTCGTATTCGCGTCGGAGTTGAAGGCCATCGCCGCATTCCCCGACTTTCACCAGGAGATCGACTCACGCGCGGTCTCGGAGTTTCTAGCTCGCGGATGGCTGCCGGAAGACCAGTGCATATGGCGAGGCGTCTTCAAGCTTCCACCCGGCGGCGCCCTGTCGATCCGTGCCGAGGACCTCTCAGTCTTGCGGGACGCCGCGGCGCTACGAGAACGCGCGCGCTCCTGGTGGTCGTTGGCCGATGTCGCGCGAGCGGGTCGCGCAGCGCTGGCCGCGGCGGATGACCAACAGCTCGTCTCCCACGCTTGCGGTCTGCTGGAGGCAGCGGTCGCCGACCGAATGGTTGCCGACGTTCCGGTCGGGTTGTTCCTGTCGGGCGGAATAGACAGCTCGACCGTCGTGGCCCTGATGCAAGCCCAATCGACGCGCCCGGTACGGACGTACACGATCGGATTCGGTGAACGCGCATTTGACGAGACGGCCAATGCTGCGGCCGTGGCACGACACCTCGGTACCAGCCATACCGAACTGCGTCTTACCTCTGCGGAAGCCAGAGCGGTCATTCCCGAACTTCCAACCATTTGGGACGAGCCGTTTGCCGATGAATCGCAAATCCCGACGCTGCTGTTGTCTCGACTTGCACGGCAGGAAGTCACCGTTGCGCTTTCGGGCGACGGAGGTGACGAGTGCTTCGCAGGGTATTCCAGACACGTTCTTTCCGCCCGTTTAGCGCCGCTGCTGAACTCCAACCGATCAATACGGACGATGGCCGCAAGCGGTGTGGCACTGCTCGGGCGCGGCGTGCGCGAAAGCATCGTCGAGACGCTTCGTCTTCCAGGCTGGTTGCAGCGGATGACACGCGGCGACCGCATCAACCGCCTCGCAGACCTGATTGGCAGCAATGACGTCGGCGAGATGTACCGTCGGTCGACGCGGCTCTCGGAACTGCAGTTGACGCAAGCGCAAGCAGATCCGGAGTCCGACTCGATTCCGCCGCTCAACGATCTCCTGTCCGATCTTATCGTTCGTGATATGCTTGGATATCTCCCGAGTGACATTCTCGTCAAACTCGACCGTGCGAGCATGGCCACGAGCCTGGAGGCTCGCTGCCCGCTTCTCGATCATCGCGTCGTTGAGTTCAGCTGGACTCTACCGAACTCGGCGAAGGTGCGTCACGGTCAAGGAAAATGGCTCCTGCGCCAGGTCCTTAGCCGTCACCTGCCGCGTCACCTCTTCGAACGACCCAAACAGGGCTTTGACGTACCGATCGGCTCCTGGCTGAGGGGACCTCTTCGTTCATGGGCGTCAGACCTCATTTCCGAGTCGCGCCTTCGCAACCAACATCTTCTGGACGTTTCCCGCGTCCAGGACTGCTGGCTCCAACATCTTAGCGGTCGCCGCGATTTCTCGCGACCGCTGTGGGCTGTCTTGATGCTGCAGTCCTGGCTCGACTCAACAATTGCCTCCGGGACGCCTCGAACAGCGGGCGTCATGGAACCGGCGCAGTAA
- a CDS encoding O-antigen ligase has protein sequence MMGSALLALGLVLGTASQLRLPGFPLGIGEACLVVWLGLASLHLLTSSRICNPTALLWLLAFWGCFVLIQSFGAFLALLRPEIVDPELVVHDIFAYLLVATITCLIAATLRPEGTLRQSLWFLIGFWIIAMAVQLALGWDYFRMASVDPWYWDRFRGWSENPNQLAIYCAVLTPLSLHMALTSNGFARLVAVLSCLGTFVVGRLTKSDTFLISMALSIPLFIALQLRSWLTSPEYRLSLRFAAAALLLVAIIPLSLSLLPYGAATANDVEGMAAGMMKDRGGDATKATANLRLSLWQDALQAGLESGSVGLGPGPHLEKPTGITDKGVPLPVEAHSTLLDVFTQGGLPGVIIILSLLGGTLVLLLRARLDALAVLIFALAIFSISHFILRHPTVWFAVTLGLVLGSVRRPSAQARIGS, from the coding sequence ATGATGGGTAGTGCCCTTCTTGCGCTTGGCCTCGTACTCGGGACGGCTTCGCAGCTGCGCCTTCCCGGCTTCCCCTTGGGGATCGGTGAGGCCTGCCTCGTCGTCTGGCTCGGTCTCGCATCCCTGCATCTCCTGACCAGTTCAAGAATCTGCAACCCCACTGCTCTGCTCTGGCTCCTCGCATTCTGGGGCTGCTTTGTCCTCATCCAGAGTTTCGGGGCATTCCTGGCGTTGCTGCGCCCAGAGATCGTCGACCCAGAGCTCGTTGTGCACGACATCTTCGCGTACCTCCTCGTGGCGACCATCACCTGCCTGATCGCCGCGACGCTGAGACCGGAAGGTACTCTACGCCAATCGCTATGGTTTCTGATCGGATTCTGGATCATCGCCATGGCCGTGCAGCTCGCATTGGGCTGGGACTATTTCCGCATGGCGTCAGTCGACCCGTGGTACTGGGATCGATTTCGCGGATGGTCGGAGAACCCGAACCAGCTTGCAATCTATTGTGCGGTTTTGACACCTCTGTCGCTGCACATGGCGCTGACCTCGAACGGGTTTGCCCGTCTCGTCGCAGTGTTGAGCTGCCTCGGAACGTTCGTCGTCGGCCGGCTGACGAAGAGCGATACATTCCTTATCTCGATGGCGCTCTCGATACCTCTGTTCATTGCGCTGCAGCTGCGAAGCTGGCTAACGTCGCCCGAGTATCGATTGAGTCTGCGCTTTGCAGCTGCGGCGCTCCTCCTGGTGGCCATAATTCCCCTTTCACTCTCGCTGCTCCCCTACGGGGCGGCAACAGCGAATGACGTCGAGGGGATGGCCGCCGGTATGATGAAGGATCGTGGCGGTGACGCAACTAAGGCAACCGCCAATCTGCGGCTGAGCCTTTGGCAGGACGCCTTGCAAGCCGGTCTGGAGTCCGGGTCGGTTGGACTTGGGCCCGGACCGCACTTGGAGAAACCAACCGGCATCACGGACAAGGGCGTCCCACTCCCCGTGGAAGCACACAGCACACTCCTGGACGTGTTCACCCAGGGTGGGCTGCCTGGGGTGATCATCATTTTGAGCCTGCTCGGAGGCACGCTGGTGCTCCTGCTCCGCGCGCGGCTTGACGCCCTGGCCGTTCTGATCTTTGCGCTCGCCATCTTCAGCATCAGTCATTTCATCCTACGGCATCCGACCGTGTGGTTCGCCGTCACACTTGGCCTTGTCCTCGGCTCGGTTCGGCGACCATCGGCGCAGGCACGCATTGGAAGTTAG